The genomic region GAGTTGAGGCGCCAATTTATGAGGCACAGCTTTTTGAAACAGCCATTCTGAATATGACTCACATAAGCACACTGATTGCGTCAAAGGCAGCGAGGGTCTATTCGGTTTCCCGGGGTAAGGTGCTTTCAGACTTTTCTCTCAGAAGAACTCACGGTAAAGATGCTGGAATAAAGGTTGCAAGAAGTACCTATATAGCAGGCTTTTCATCGACTTCCAACGTTCTTGCCGGAAAAATCTACGGCATTCCAGTTGTTGGCACCGTGGCTCACTCGTTTATTATGAGTTTTAAGACGGAAGAAGAAGCTTTCAGAGCTTATCTTAAAACGTTTCCCGATAGATCTATTCTTCTTGTTGATACTTATGACACAGTGAAAGGCATTGAGAAAGCAATAGAAGTTGCTCTGGAATTAAAAGAAAAGGGCTACACTTTAAGAGGCATAAGACTTGATAGCGGCAACATACTTGAGCTTTCAAAACTTGCAAGGAAAATGCTTGACAAACACGGTTTCAGGGAGACAAAAATTATAGTCAGCGGTGGTCTTGATGAATACAAGGTCGATGAACTTCTCTCCAGAGGAGCACCCATAGATATTTTCGGTATTGGCACAAAGGTCGGAACATCGTCGGATTCGCCCTATGTTGACTTTGTCTATAAACTCGTTGAACTTGACGGAAAGCCTGTAATGAAAACAAGCAGCGGGAAAAAGATGTATCCCGGTAAAAAGCAGGTTTACCGTCTTGAATCATTTGACCGTGTTACCGTGTGGGGTGAAAAAAGCGAGGGCAGACCCCTTTTAAAACCAATTTTTCTCAGCGGAAAAAGGGTTGTAGAGCTTCCCTCTTTAGAGAGAGTCAGGGAGCATTTTCTTTCTGAATTTGAGAAGTTAGATGATAGCGTTAAAGATATTTACAAAAAGTTTACGCGGCCTGTGGAAATTTCAGAGCGGTTAAATCAGCTTTACGAGGAAACTTACAGAGAGATAGAGGAACAGGAATGGAAGTGAAAAAAATAACGATTGATGGTCCTGCTGGAGCAGGGAAAAGCACCATAGCAAAGATTTTAGCGAAAAAGCTTGGATTTCTGCATCTTGATTCCGGTGCAGTTTACAGAGCAATCGGTGTTGCTGCAAAGAAATCGGGAATTGACCTTGATAGTGAGGAAGCGGTCTCTTTGTTTCTTAAACGTATTTCTGTAGAGATAAAAGATGATGGTAGAGTTTTTCTTAATGGTCTTGATTTAACAGAAGAGATAAGGAAGCCTGAGGGTGGAGTTTTAGCTTCAAAGGTTGCAAGGTTTCCCGAAGTAAGAAAGAAAGTAATTGAAGTTCTGAGAAAGGCTGCAGAAGGTAGAAAAGTTGTAACCGATGGAAGGGATGCCGGAACAAACATCTTTCCTGATGCAGAGCTTAAGATATTTTTAACGGCATCTCCTGAGGAAAGGGCTAAAAGAAGGTATGAAGAACTTAAAGAAAAAGGTTTTAACGTTACTTTCGAACAGGTTTTAAAAGAAGTCAGGGAGAGAGATTATCAGGATAAAAACAGAGAAGTAGCACCTTTAACCGTGCCTGAAGGGGCTTATGTGATAGATACCACCGGAAAAACTGTAGAAGCAGTTGTTAGAGAAATAGAAAAGTTACTTTAATATTTATAAGGGAGATTATGTGGAACTTAAGTGTTTGACAGAAGGTGTTTACTATATTCCGGGAAGGACGAATGTCGGTGTCATTCAGTGCGGCGGTGGAGATGTTATTTTAGTTGATACCGGTATTGATTCCGGTAGCGGAAAGAGGATTTTAAGGCTGCTTGAAAAACATGGTTTGAAACCGGTGGCTATTGTTAATACCCATTTTCACACGGATCACTGTGGTGGAAACAGAATACTGAAGGAAAAAGCGGATGTTAAGGTTTACGCTTCCGGTATTGCGGCGACGGTTATAAAGTATCCTTTTATAAATCCCTTTTCTCTTTTTTCCGGTGTTTATCCTGTAAAGGATTTGATGAACAAGTTTGTGATGGCGCAGCCATCCGATGTTGATGTTGAGATAGAGCCGGGAGAGCTTAAAATCGGCGATGCTATGCTTGAAATTGTTCCTCTTCCCGGTCACGCTCCGGGGCAGGTCGGTATTGTTGTTGGCGATATTCTTTTCTGCGGTGATGCCGTATTTGCGCCGGAAGTTATTGAAAGGGTTGGTATCCCTTTTAACGTTGATATAAAAACGGAGAAAGAGACATTGAAATTCCTTAAAAATACCAGATTTTCCTTTTATGTTCCTTCTCACGGTGAGCCGGTGGAAGATATTGGATTTTATGTTTCTGAGAATTTCAAACAGATTGATAAGATTGAAAAAATAATACTTAATTTTCTTGAAAAAGAGGTTTCCTCTGAAGAGGTGGTGGACCATGTTTTAAGCAAAATAGGTTTAAAGGTCAAAGCTACTCATCACTACTTTTTGATTCATGCAGGAATTCTTGCGTATTTGTCTTACCTTTACAATAAAGATTTAATTTCTTTGAAAATAGACAACCGCCCACTGTGGAAAAGAAAGTGAAGGGCAAAAGCCCCAGCATTAAAAGCTGAGGCCTGCCTCAAGATAAGGACCTTTGATCTTTATGTCGGAAGATACATCTTCTATGTCATCAATTTTCAGGTTTTCATACCTGTAACCGGCGCCGATAAAAAGCAGTGGAATCGGTGAGTATCTGACTTCTGCCTTTGCATCAATAAATTGATTGCCAGAGTATCCTATCCACTTGAGTTCTGCGTTTACCCTGACAGGTCCCACGCCAAAATCTCCCTGTCCGTAGAGCATTGGAAGCGGCACCTGAAAGTCAGTTGATTCATCAAAACCAAGAGTTGAGGATTTAACTGAAGCGTAGCCATCAATGTATTTAAGTGTTAGACCAAAGTTTATGTGTGTTGTTCCAAGTGTTGCAAGTCCAAGGAACGGAACGCCCCAGTAGAGTGTTAAATCGTACTGGTCAAGTCTCAGTTCACTGTCAATATCTGCGCTTGCAGTAAATGTTTTTCCTGCGAATTGGAATGTTTGAGTAATGGTTCCAGAACCTGTAAAGTCGTACTTTGTCGCTTCAATTTTCACGTTTGGTATAAGTGGTATCGGATGTTCTATCCTTACCCACCCAAAAGGTTTTGTTTCGTCTCCTAAGTTGAGGTCATCTTTTACATCAACGTTAGTACCCTGATAGTTTATCCATCCTGAAGGCTGTTCCTGAACAGCACCGGCACCGGCTTCTATTGTTAAAAGAGGCAAAGCGTTGGCAGCCGTTGAGGAAAGAAGGAATCCGACCGTTAAGAGTCCAAGAATTTTTCTCATTGTTCCCTCCATATAAGGATTTAACTACATTTTAACATTTTAAAAAATCAGGTTCCCACGTCCCAGGAATTGAGGTACTCTATCTGTTCAGGCGTGAGTTTATCTATCTCTATGCCCATTGCTTTGAGTTTTAACTCGGCAACCTTGTTATCGATGTGTCCCGGGACGACGTAAACGTCAGGTTTGAGGTTTTTACCTTCTTTCACAATATACTCTGCCGATAGTGCCTGGTTTGCAAAACTCATATCCATGACAGATGCAGGATGTCCCTCCGCTGCAGCAAGGTTAATGAGCCTTCCTTCGCCAAGAAGGTAGATACGTCTTCCGTCAATCATTGTGTATTCGTCAACGAAATCTCTGATTCTTCTTTTTTTAACAGCTATCTTTTCAAGGGCAGCAACATCTATTTCAACGTTAAAGTGCCCTGAGTTTGAGACGATTGCACCATCTTTCATAACGTTAAAGTGCTCTTCTCTTATTACATGTATGTTTCCTGTCACCGTGCAGAAAATATCTCCTAACTTTGCCGCTTCTGCCATCGGCATAACTCTGAATCCGTCCATTCTTGCTTCTATCGCTTTTATTGGATCTACTTCTGTTACTATGACTTCCGCTCCCATACCGGCGGCCCTCATGGCAAGACCTCTTCCACACCAGCCATAACCTGCAACGACAAAAACAGAACCTGCAAGCAATCTGTTTGTGGCTCTAAGAATACCGTCTATGGTTGACTGTCCTGTTCCGTATCTATTGTCGAAGAGGTGCTTTGTAAGCGCTTCGTTTACCGCTATCACGGGATATTTTAGAACGCCGTCTTTTGCCATTGCTTTTAGCCTTATTACACCTGTTGTTGTTTCTTCTGTGCCGCCCATTACCTTTTCGAGGAGTTCCGGGTGTTCTTTATGGAGCGTTGAGACAAGATCAGCACCGTCATCCATTGTTATGTCAGGTTCTTTTGAGATAACCGTTTTTATGTGGTCGTAGTAGGTCTTTTCGTCTTCACCTTTTATGGCAAAAACGGGAATGTCATAATATTTAACAAGAGCTGCTGCAACGTCGTCCTGGGTGGAAAGCGGATTGCAGGCACAGAGGTAAACTTCAGCGCCGCCCTCTTTGAGTGTTCTCACAAGGTTTGCCGTTTCTGTTGTAACGTGAAGGCACACACCAAGCTTTATCCCTTTAAGGGGCTGCTCTTTTATAAAGCGTTCTCTTATTTCTTTCCTTAGAACGGGCATGTCCATCTCTGCCCACTCTATTCTGTCCCTTCCTTTGTCTGCAAGTGAAAGATCCTTTACGTGATATTCCATCGTTTCCCCCTTATTTTTTCATCTCTTCAAGGACTTCTTTAAGTTTATCAATGAACATGATGTTTTCTTTCATTGTTCCGATGGTTACCCTTATACAGGTTGGGAAACCGTAACCGTCCATTGCCCTCACAATTACACCTTTTTCAAGAAGCCTTCTGAATACTTCCCTTGTAGGAAGTCCAACGTCTACCAAAATAAAGTTTGCATATGTGGGAACATAATTTAATCCCAACTTTTCAAATTCTTTATAGAGGTACTTTTTTCCTTCTTCGTTAACAACCTGGGACTGTTTTATAAACATTTTGTCTTCTAATGCCGCTACGCCTGCAATCTGAGAAGGCCTGGTAATATTAAATGGCTGTCTTATTCTGTTCATGTCCGCTATTATCTCTTCTTTTGCAACCCCGTAACCAAGTCTCAGTCCTGCAAGGCCGTATATCTTTGAAAAGGTTCGCGTTACTAAGATGTTTTTGTCGTAGATGTACTCAACGCCGTTTTCGACATCAAGTCCAGCACCAACGGCGTACTCATAGTAAGCTTCGTCGAGGACTAAAAGAACATCATCAGGAAATTCCTTCAAAAATTCTTCAAACTCTTTCTTTGTGAATGCAGTTCCTGTTGGGTTGTTTGGGTTTGCAAGAAAAACAACAGCGGTGTTTTCGTCTATAGCGTCAAGGTGGGCTTTTAAATCCATGTAGTAATTGTCTTTTGCCTTGACAACTTTATGCTGTGCACCGGCAAGTTGAACAACTATCGGATAGACTGCGAAAGACTTTTCACTATAAACGGCATTTTTTCCAGGGCGAAGGTAAGCTCTTGAGATGATATCTAACGCCTCATTTGAGCCAAGCCCGACGAAAATGTTTTCAGGTTTCACGTTTAGGTGCTGTGCCAGTGCCTTTTTAAGGTAGTAAGAGTTTCCGTCAGGATAACGGTTCAGGTTCTTAAGGTCTTCAATTATAGCCTGAACGCCTTTTGGTGAAGGGCCTAAAGGGTTTTCATTTGAGGCAAGTTTTACGATGTTTTTTATTCCTAACTCTTTTTCAAGTTCTTCGATAGGTTTTCCCGGTTCATAAACGTGTACTTCTTTTATGTGTTTTGGTAGTTCAAACATTTCTCTCTCCCTGTTTTTGGTCTGATTATTGGGAAATTATACTATTTGACTTCTTACTTTTTCCGGGTATATTTAGCCGTCTAAACCATAAAGAGGTGAAACGATGGAAATAAGGAATATTGCTGTTATAGCTCACGTTGATCATGGAAAAACCACTCTGGTTGATGAACTTTTAAAACAGAGTGGTACTTTAAACGAGAGAAAGGATTTTGGCGAAAGGGTAATGGATAGCAATGACATAGAGAAAGAGAGGGGAATAACTATCCTTTCAAAAAACACGGCTATCTACTACGGTGATTACAAGATAAATATCATTGACACGCCGGGACACTCAGATTTTGGCGGAGAAGTTGAACGTGTTTTAAAAATGGTTGATGGCGTTCTCCTCCTTGTAGATGCACAGGAAGGAGTTATGCCTCAGACGAAATTTGTCGTTAAAAAAGCTCTTTCTCTTGGGCTTAAACCGATAGTTGTTGTTAATAAAATAGATAAACCGGCAGCAGAACCTGATAGGGTTGTTGATGAGGTTTTTGACCTTTTTGTCAATTTGGATGCCACTGATGAACAGCTTGATTTTCCAGTGCTTTACGCTGCCGCAAGAGACGGTTATGCAAAGTATGATTTAGGTGATGACAATCTTGACCTTAAACCTCTTTTTGAAACGATAATTTCTCACGTTCCAGCACCTTCCGGAAGCGAAGATGCTCCTCTCCAGATGCAGGCTTTTACGCTTGATTACGATAACTATGTTGGAAGGATAGCAATAGCAAGGATTTTTAACGGAAGGGTTAAAAAAGGACAAAACGTTTTGCTGCTTAAAAAGAATGGCGAGACCATGAATGGAAGGATTACAAAGCTTATTGGTTTTAAAGGACTTGAAAGGATTGAGATAGATGAGGCTGTATGTGGTGATATTGTTGCTTTCGCCGGTTTTGACACAATTGATATCGGTGATACCGTGGCGGATGTTGAACACCCCGAACCTCTTGAGCCTCTGCATATAGAGGAACCAACACTTAGCGTTTACCTGAGTGTGAACGATTCACCACTTTCTGGAACGGAAGGTAAGTACGTTACTGCAACAAAGCTTAAAGATCGTCTTGTGAAAGAGGCAAGAACAAACATCGCCATGAAGTTTGAGGAAATAGGTGAGGGTAAGTTCAGGGTTTCAGGAAGGGGAGAACTTCAGATATGTATTCTTGCCGAAAATCTGAGGAGAGAAGGTTACGAATTTTCCATAAGCAGACCACAGGTTATTGTTAAAGAAGAAAACGGAAAGCATCTTGAACCCTTTGAACTTCTTGTTGTTGATGTTCCGGATGATTTTGTGGGGACGGTTATAGAAAAGCTTGGGAAGAGAAAGGCTGAAATGGTTACCATGATGCCTATGGGAAATGGAAGAACAAGGATAGAGTTTGAGATTCCCTCAAGAGGCCTTATCGGCTACAGAAGCGAGTTTTTAACCGATACAAAAGGTGAAGGGATAATGAACAGTTCTTTCCTTGAATATAGGGAGTTTAGAGGCATTCCTTACAGACGTGGAAACGGTGCGATGGTTTCAATGGCCAATGGTGAGGCGGCCGGTTACGCTCTCTACAACCTTCAGGAGAGGGGAAAACTGTTTGTTAAGCCCGGAGACAAAGTTTATGCAGGAATGGTAATTGGTGAACATAATCGGAGTGGTGATATAGATGTGAATCCTATAAAAGGGAAGAAGTTAACTAACGTTAGGGCTGCTGGAAGTGACGATGCGATAAAACTTGTTCCGCCGGCTGAAATGACACTGGAAAAGGCCCTTGAGTGGATAGAAGAGGACGAACTTGTGGAAGTTACGCCTGAGAGCATCAGAATCCGGAAAAGGTACCTTGATATAAGCGAGAGAAAAAGAATGGCGAAATCAACAGTCAGGTTGGGAGAGAGTTGAATAAAGAGTATAATTAGCGCTGAAAAATTTTCGTAAGAGAGGTATCGTGATGTTGGATCACTTTGGCGATTTTGAAAGAAGTCACTACTGTGGTGAACTTGATGAGAAAAACATTGGTGAAGAGGTTTGCCTCGCCGGATGGGTTGATTCTACCAGAGACCATGGTGGCGTTGTATTTATAGATTTGAGAGATAGAACGGGAAAGGTTCAAGTTGTTATTAGTCCCGAAATAGACGAAGAGCTTACAGAAAAGGCAAAGAAGATAAAGGATGAATATGTTCTTGCTGTAAAGGGAAAGGTGAGAAGAAGACCGGAGGGGACGGAGAATCCCAAAATTTCAACGGGAAAAATAGAAGTTTATGTTGAAGAGTTAAAAGTACTTAATCGTTCTTTGCCGTTGCCGTTCCCTGTTGAAGATGAGATAAAGGTAGGTGAAGATACGAGGCTTAAATATAGGTTTCTTGACCTGAGAAGAAGGAAAATGCAGGAGAACATCATTTTTCGCCATAAACTTTATCAGACTGTTAGAAGGGTTTTTGATAAAGAGGGATTTATTGAAATAGAGACGCCATTTCTTACAAAGAGCACGCCTGAAGGAGCAAGAGATTTTCTCGTACCAAGCAGAATATATCCCGGGAAGTTTTACGCTCTTCCCCAGTCACCACAGCTTTTTAAACAGATACTTATGATTTCAGGATTCGATAAATACTTTCAGATAGTGAAGTGCTTTAGGGATGAAGATTTAAGAGCGGATAGACAGCCTGAATTTACTCAGATAGATTTTGAGATGTCTTTTGTGAGAGAAAAAGATGTAATGTCCTTTGCAGAAAAGCTTATAAAAACAGTTTATAAGGAACTACTTGATATCGAAATCGAGACACCTTTTCCGGTTATGTCTTACGATGAAGCTATGGAGAGATTCGGAACGGACAGACCGGATACGAGATTTGGGCTGGAACTTAAAAACCTTACCGATATAGCTAAAAGTTGTAATTTTAAAGTTTTTAGAACGGTTGCGGAAAATGGCGGTATAGTTAAAGCCTTAAATTTAAAAGGTGGTGCTTCTCTCTCAAGAAAAGAGATCGATGAACTTACAAAATTTGTTGGAATTTATGGTGCGAAAGGGCTTGCCTGGATTAAAGTTCAGCCGGACGGTCTTCAATCGCCGATTGTCAAGTTTTTTACCGAGGGTGAAATAAATGAAATTTTGAAAAGACTCGAAGCTGAACCGGGCGATATTCTCTTTTTCGTAGCTGATACAGCTGAGGTTACAAACCACGCACTTTCTAACTTGAGGCTTAAACTTGGAAAGATGGCCGGCTTTATTGATGATAGCAAGATTAATATCCTTTGGATTACAGATTTTCCTATGTTTGAGTGGAATGAGGAAGAGAACAGATGGGAAGCTCTTCACCATCCATTTACAAGTCCTAAAGAGGAAGACGTAGAAAAGCTTGAAGTGGATCCGGGAAGTGTAAGAGC from Desulfurobacterium sp. TC5-1 harbors:
- a CDS encoding MBL fold metallo-hydrolase, whose product is MELKCLTEGVYYIPGRTNVGVIQCGGGDVILVDTGIDSGSGKRILRLLEKHGLKPVAIVNTHFHTDHCGGNRILKEKADVKVYASGIAATVIKYPFINPFSLFSGVYPVKDLMNKFVMAQPSDVDVEIEPGELKIGDAMLEIVPLPGHAPGQVGIVVGDILFCGDAVFAPEVIERVGIPFNVDIKTEKETLKFLKNTRFSFYVPSHGEPVEDIGFYVSENFKQIDKIEKIILNFLEKEVSSEEVVDHVLSKIGLKVKATHHYFLIHAGILAYLSYLYNKDLISLKIDNRPLWKRK
- the aspS gene encoding aspartate--tRNA ligase, which codes for MLDHFGDFERSHYCGELDEKNIGEEVCLAGWVDSTRDHGGVVFIDLRDRTGKVQVVISPEIDEELTEKAKKIKDEYVLAVKGKVRRRPEGTENPKISTGKIEVYVEELKVLNRSLPLPFPVEDEIKVGEDTRLKYRFLDLRRRKMQENIIFRHKLYQTVRRVFDKEGFIEIETPFLTKSTPEGARDFLVPSRIYPGKFYALPQSPQLFKQILMISGFDKYFQIVKCFRDEDLRADRQPEFTQIDFEMSFVREKDVMSFAEKLIKTVYKELLDIEIETPFPVMSYDEAMERFGTDRPDTRFGLELKNLTDIAKSCNFKVFRTVAENGGIVKALNLKGGASLSRKEIDELTKFVGIYGAKGLAWIKVQPDGLQSPIVKFFTEGEINEILKRLEAEPGDILFFVADTAEVTNHALSNLRLKLGKMAGFIDDSKINILWITDFPMFEWNEEENRWEALHHPFTSPKEEDVEKLEVDPGSVRARAYDMVLNGVEIGGGSIRIHRPDIQKKVFKVIGLSEEEAHDRFGFLLEALHYGAPPHGGMAFGLDRLCTIMRGEESIRDVIAFPKTQRGQCLLTGAPDSVRPEQLADLKISVEVDEE
- the ahcY gene encoding adenosylhomocysteinase yields the protein MEYHVKDLSLADKGRDRIEWAEMDMPVLRKEIRERFIKEQPLKGIKLGVCLHVTTETANLVRTLKEGGAEVYLCACNPLSTQDDVAAALVKYYDIPVFAIKGEDEKTYYDHIKTVISKEPDITMDDGADLVSTLHKEHPELLEKVMGGTEETTTGVIRLKAMAKDGVLKYPVIAVNEALTKHLFDNRYGTGQSTIDGILRATNRLLAGSVFVVAGYGWCGRGLAMRAAGMGAEVIVTEVDPIKAIEARMDGFRVMPMAEAAKLGDIFCTVTGNIHVIREEHFNVMKDGAIVSNSGHFNVEIDVAALEKIAVKKRRIRDFVDEYTMIDGRRIYLLGEGRLINLAAAEGHPASVMDMSFANQALSAEYIVKEGKNLKPDVYVVPGHIDNKVAELKLKAMGIEIDKLTPEQIEYLNSWDVGT
- a CDS encoding TIGR04219 family outer membrane beta-barrel protein gives rise to the protein MRKILGLLTVGFLLSSTAANALPLLTIEAGAGAVQEQPSGWINYQGTNVDVKDDLNLGDETKPFGWVRIEHPIPLIPNVKIEATKYDFTGSGTITQTFQFAGKTFTASADIDSELRLDQYDLTLYWGVPFLGLATLGTTHINFGLTLKYIDGYASVKSSTLGFDESTDFQVPLPMLYGQGDFGVGPVRVNAELKWIGYSGNQFIDAKAEVRYSPIPLLFIGAGYRYENLKIDDIEDVSSDIKIKGPYLEAGLSF
- the typA gene encoding translational GTPase TypA, giving the protein MEIRNIAVIAHVDHGKTTLVDELLKQSGTLNERKDFGERVMDSNDIEKERGITILSKNTAIYYGDYKINIIDTPGHSDFGGEVERVLKMVDGVLLLVDAQEGVMPQTKFVVKKALSLGLKPIVVVNKIDKPAAEPDRVVDEVFDLFVNLDATDEQLDFPVLYAAARDGYAKYDLGDDNLDLKPLFETIISHVPAPSGSEDAPLQMQAFTLDYDNYVGRIAIARIFNGRVKKGQNVLLLKKNGETMNGRITKLIGFKGLERIEIDEAVCGDIVAFAGFDTIDIGDTVADVEHPEPLEPLHIEEPTLSVYLSVNDSPLSGTEGKYVTATKLKDRLVKEARTNIAMKFEEIGEGKFRVSGRGELQICILAENLRREGYEFSISRPQVIVKEENGKHLEPFELLVVDVPDDFVGTVIEKLGKRKAEMVTMMPMGNGRTRIEFEIPSRGLIGYRSEFLTDTKGEGIMNSSFLEYREFRGIPYRRGNGAMVSMANGEAAGYALYNLQERGKLFVKPGDKVYAGMVIGEHNRSGDIDVNPIKGKKLTNVRAAGSDDAIKLVPPAEMTLEKALEWIEEDELVEVTPESIRIRKRYLDISERKRMAKSTVRLGES
- a CDS encoding nicotinate phosphoribosyltransferase, which gives rise to MTETLLTDLYELTMMCAYIDNGKKEIASFELFTRVLPERRNYLVYAGLQDVVDYLENFSFSKDDIDYLYSLNLFPDWFLDFLKEFRFTGNLYSMDEGTPFFPHEPVLRVEAPIYEAQLFETAILNMTHISTLIASKAARVYSVSRGKVLSDFSLRRTHGKDAGIKVARSTYIAGFSSTSNVLAGKIYGIPVVGTVAHSFIMSFKTEEEAFRAYLKTFPDRSILLVDTYDTVKGIEKAIEVALELKEKGYTLRGIRLDSGNILELSKLARKMLDKHGFRETKIIVSGGLDEYKVDELLSRGAPIDIFGIGTKVGTSSDSPYVDFVYKLVELDGKPVMKTSSGKKMYPGKKQVYRLESFDRVTVWGEKSEGRPLLKPIFLSGKRVVELPSLERVREHFLSEFEKLDDSVKDIYKKFTRPVEISERLNQLYEETYREIEEQEWK
- the hisC gene encoding histidinol-phosphate transaminase, with product MFELPKHIKEVHVYEPGKPIEELEKELGIKNIVKLASNENPLGPSPKGVQAIIEDLKNLNRYPDGNSYYLKKALAQHLNVKPENIFVGLGSNEALDIISRAYLRPGKNAVYSEKSFAVYPIVVQLAGAQHKVVKAKDNYYMDLKAHLDAIDENTAVVFLANPNNPTGTAFTKKEFEEFLKEFPDDVLLVLDEAYYEYAVGAGLDVENGVEYIYDKNILVTRTFSKIYGLAGLRLGYGVAKEEIIADMNRIRQPFNITRPSQIAGVAALEDKMFIKQSQVVNEEGKKYLYKEFEKLGLNYVPTYANFILVDVGLPTREVFRRLLEKGVIVRAMDGYGFPTCIRVTIGTMKENIMFIDKLKEVLEEMKK
- the cmk gene encoding (d)CMP kinase, which produces MEVKKITIDGPAGAGKSTIAKILAKKLGFLHLDSGAVYRAIGVAAKKSGIDLDSEEAVSLFLKRISVEIKDDGRVFLNGLDLTEEIRKPEGGVLASKVARFPEVRKKVIEVLRKAAEGRKVVTDGRDAGTNIFPDAELKIFLTASPEERAKRRYEELKEKGFNVTFEQVLKEVRERDYQDKNREVAPLTVPEGAYVIDTTGKTVEAVVREIEKLL